The window ACATAAAGAACTTTGTTTAATTTGAACATGATACGACACAGATTGATTGTCACAACAAAAATGTATCTTTTTACCTTTAAGACTTCATTATAAACCGGATCGGTCGTGTTTTTCTTGACGGTCGTCTTCATTTTGCCGCTCTTTCCCGGCATCATGTAGAGTTTGACGTATCTACGACAAAGAAGTAACAGCATGATGAGGTTTGTGAAGGAGAATCACACAACTAAACGGGGTCATACTGAACATGATGCAGAGAGTTTTAATTATTATGCTTACGGgtgacacttcttcttcttggcgTCTCCGTAGGTGAGATTTCTGCAGGCGCCGACAGTGACCTCCAGACAAGAGGTGTTGGTGTTGTAGGCCAGAGCCAGCTCCAGCTCTCCGGCTACGCTGATGCTCTCAAAGAGGCTGCAGTCGGTGCTGATGCTGCTACTGTTGCTGCCCTGAGGAGGTCACACGATTACATTATGTTTAAAGGGCAGAAAGACACTATCTGATGGATATTAACAGCAGTAGGGACTTTGTCTATGAGTGAGGATGCTGAAATGATCGCAACCTgaaatgacttcttttttttaaaacttttttacgacatattatactctgactttttaaaagattttatgacatactatactctggcttttaattgtttttaaaattacatactatattacaacctttttaacttttttatgacatgctatactatgactttctatttttttattatattatggcatgttttttctttttacttttttttgacatactatgtttttttaaatttttatttttttgacatactataactttttaaacctttttataACAAActatacaatgttttttttattatacttttcttgactttgactttacttttaaaaaaaaaacttttttatgatatactatacaatttttctttttttttttaactttttttaacatactatactattatataaCTTTAAGAAAatctttttcatgacatactatataatgtttaaaaaaaaacaaactttttttttttactttttcacatcatactttacaattttttttatttctatttttttgacataatatattattacttttttttattactttttttataacatactataaatgtattttttttttttttttttactttttaatgacGCACTATACtacaatgtttttattagtgtgaTAATTCAACCGTCACAGGATGTcgcttgattttttttatttttgttttttatcttatcATCAGCTTCTACTTACTCTCTTTCCTCCCGAGTACTCAGAACCGAAGGAAGTTTCTTCTTCCGCCCCGGTGGAGGAGCCTTCATGGTCGCTGTCTTTGCTTTTCTTGAACAGGTTTGGAAGACTTGGGCCTTTAAAGAGCTGAAAAAAGGAGAATCATTCCTTTACTGATAGTTATTCCCTCTCAGCACCAGCAGGGACCAGTATAGGTCATGTATTACTTTAAGCTCCTTTAATGGCCTCGTTCATTGAACTCATCGGCCTGTTTGGATTGAGAAAAAAGTTTGCCTCAACTCAGTCTAAAGCAGATGAATCAGGTGAGGGATCTGGACTTGTTGGCCAGTAAATGTGGACATCTTTAAAGCCCTAGAGCTGAATGATCAGCAGCTGACTTACATGGCTAGATTTGTTGATGTCAGTTTCAGAGAAGCTCTTTTGGGTGCTGTAGCACGACCCCTTCCGGCTGTTGTTGACGCTCAGCAAGTCTCCTCGCACATCGTTCTGAGAAGTGGAAATTTCTGcattgagaaaaaaagacatcagACGTTTAAAACCTCAGAGAAAAGAAGTGAACATTTACTTCcagagaaacacaacaaaacattatttagaGCAAGGTTTGTCCACTTCCTCTCCAAACGCTGCGTGCAATATGCTGTTGCTATCTTGGCCCATCATCTTATGCAACTTCTGCTGGTGCAGCAAGGTTGATGAGCTGCGACGGGTATTTATTTCAAGTACATTTCCTTTGTGGTTACTACAGCGCCTGCTTGTATATTCAGCTCATCAGATTATGTTGTGGTAACGTCCAGAGGAAGTGATGCTGCTAATTCTGAAAATATCTCACTTAATTGCGCACCGGTGATACCAGGAATTTGGTCTTGAGTAAAGAATTCCTCATAAAAGTTGACCACTTAACTGATAAAAAGAACATCTTTAGTGACGCATGAACTTACTTTTAATATGACTGGTGAAGGAAACCATTAGATTCTCCATAGATTTGGTGAAAGTTTTGGAGTTTTTCCAATCCTGCAGATCAAAAACATGACACGGCGCTCAGTTCGTACAGttcattttacactttttaacGTAAATAATGCTGTATATGTGTCAGTATTTTACCCCAGATCTGCTCAGGAACTGATCCGAGTAGGGTGGAGGAGTGGGAGGCACAATGGATATATAACTGTGAAAAACATCgagagaaaaaatattattatatatattaagtaTTTCATTCAAACGTTGAAAATAAACAGGTTGAGATTCCTCGTACCTCAACACATTGTAGGACTGCAATATTTTCTCTCCAACCATCTCGTATTTGtctgcaaacaaaacacaaatataatgAATGAAACATGGCGCCACAAGCGTGAAAGCCACATGTTGACACACTGTcaaagaggacagtttatacAGTGACACTAAATATGACTTCCTGTGACTGTTTAAACAGCCTGTCGGTCATTAAATCCTCTCTTATGTGGCCAAATTagcaattatatatatattataaagattaaaagacaaaaagggAGCATTTAAATATCCTTATTGGTCCAAGACCTCCACACAAACAATATAATATGTATGTGTAATACTTTACCGCTCTGTGAATACTGAATAATTCAGTAGCTTTTAAGCCCCAAACATACAGCTCAATCCGGCTCATCCATATTTTATCAATCAATGTAGTTAAACTGGATGATATCAAGGGAGtatcaataatgaataatgatgaATCTACAATAAGGAAACCGATTGTGAATACATGCAGTAATGTAAACAAACCTGTGGTTACTGGGAATTTCTTTGCCCTCTCCTCTAAGAACCACTCGCCAGACCTGAACTTCACCTCCCTGTgaacaagaaaaacacacaattacaTTATTAGCactcatattatattattaaaatctAGATAATAGACGCTTTAAagaaagtttaaagtttaaagtttaaagtttaaagtttaaagcgGTGAAACAAGAGTTGATATGAAATATCTCATTACAGTTTTAAGATGAAGTCAACTCGATACATACAGTCATTTTGTACTGAGTCAGATGTGTCTGTGCATTGAGGTGTGTGTGGCTCTCTACTGTACCTGTAGGCGTGGCAGACCGTGCACTTCCAGCTCGCCGCTCCCACGCGGCACTTGCTGCAGATGCGGTGGCTGCAGCCGTGGCAGACGGCCCCCGAGTTCCAGAACTTCCCCAGCGGCCTCTGGCAGCGGGCGCAGGTCCGCTCGCCGTACTGCCGGGCGAAGCTCTTTGCGCCTCTCCTCCGAAGCTCCTGGAGCTCATATTTCATCCTCCTGAGGTGAAGAAGATGGAGGGGATCACAAACATCACAAATAAATCTTCTGTCAGCATTAAAGTGTTACTTTCAGTTCATCTGCAAACATTTCTTTATGATTTGGTATCCAGAGGtctagagcaggtctagaccgtactctataatctagagacccaacaagagatcctcCATGAGCATCCATTCTTCTAATCCGGTCTAAACTAGTCTAGAAGTAACAAACTCATGGACTCATTTTTCTGCGTCGTTTTGAGGCGGGATGTGCCGGATTTTTGCgatgttacgtagatgaaagaaTGCAGTTCGTGAAGTTTGTTTTATGGGGGAGTTAAAGGACAAATCCTGATCAAAGATGACTAGAGTAACTCCTTACAGAATTTGTTTCGGAGGTGTTCTTGGGCTAAGTACAATAACTtcaggaaattgcaggtcatccaggtttttatgtctttaaagcttcagtatgcAGCCAgaacattttttggcatcattgggcaaaaatcccataataacctttcagcatattgtaattcaagtgttcggagagaaaactagacttctgcagctcctcatggctctgttttcaggctttaaaacaatctaactttggccaatcacaggccatttcattgagagagcgttcctattggctgtgctccgactggtgggtggtgcttggcatttcctcaacttgatcttaACATGGCTAaagcgtcacaaacgttctcattttacagctaaaccgtgcactactagatgattctgaaaacatttgaggtgagaaataggcatcacagtaacagaatattgattcatatttgatcagcgctgcctagttcgaccgtttgatcggagttcccgagtgattgacagccggctctcatggaTGGCAGattccagatcagctctgactgcttgttttcctccgctctgtgaaatcttgcagatgccgttaggagcaccggaggacaccggttAGTGTCGTCCGGCTTGATCGACagatataattgggtatcatctgcataacaatgaaagtctaaggagtgttttctaataacattgcaTTAAAGGAAGCAGAATTGGTCAAACCTAATTTGACTAATTTTGGCGTGCATAGAGGATTCATCGTTGCATAAAATATAGTGAAAGAAATAATAGGAACAAACATAAAGTAGCTTTAGGTAACAggaaaaaatcttatttttctgacataatGATTGCTTTCTGTTAACCTCATTTGTTGTCGGTCTCCTTTCAGCATCACTGAAACTTATGTCACACTATGAAAGTGGTCAAAATGACTCACCTTATCCTGTCCTCTTCAATGATTCGCAGCTGTTTGTCTCTCCGAAGAACCTCCAGGACTCGCTCTCTCTCCAAAGCTTGAAGTGAACTTAAATCCATATTTAAATACCAGTCTCCAGTTTGATCATCTGTATCACTCTGACTggtcctctcttctctcttctctctgtctcgctctgCTTCACTGTCTTCTCTTTAAatgcctgtctgtctcctcctcctctcctcttaatCCCTCCCCCTTCACTGGACCTCCTCCTCTTTAGTTCTCTGGAGCTGAAAAAAGAGTGAGATAGTAAAGGTTATTTTACTGTCCTGATTGTGATCTCAAATGGGAGTCCCCATCCACGTCAGAGCCGGGTATAGACCTCCTGAGCAGATAGTAAGAGGGTTTTCACTTGGATGAGTAAAATGTGGAAAAACCCTCTTTTAATATTCTTTTCTCTGAAGGCCAGAGAAGAACTATAAGTCTGCAATCTGATGACGCAAATATTAGTCAACTGAACCTCAGACCCTTTACAACACAGGATCTGATGAGATTTGAAACAAACTACTACATTAGGACAGTATTTGAATCCTGATGTTCTCAGCCTGCACATGTCGTCATCTTGCCCGTCCTATGTCAGCATCATTATTCAACTCCTCCTCTGGcaaaccaccaccaccacctccaccaccgcTGCTTCCTCAGCTGCAGGAAGAGCAGTGACGCTTCACTGATGGCAGAgctgcaaaacaaaccaaatgcCAACCCTTGCATTATTGATGTCTGACGTGCGTCCGTGTTCtagtttctgttttcttttcttttttttttgcaggtcaCTAGACTTCAAATCTTTTTCAAACGGCTAAATAtgaatttcaaaaataaagtcatcaccatgaagtttaacattttgtaaATAAAGATTAGAGGTCTGTTTttgtaaaatggaaatacagacttaaatgctttattttagAGGTAGAGTGCAATATTATGGGAAAAAAGGTAATTTTCTTTCTTGTCTATCGggttagatgagaaaattgatACCAAAATtgattagcataaagactgtaagcagagggaaacagctagcctggctctgtccgaagGTTTGGtaccgtcggtgagcgtctgtcggcataattttgcggtgtgtcctgcatcatcggctctagtctgcccgtgtctgaggtttttcggacgattcagcatgttgaatcggcggcggagctcgtctgtgagagaaatcactctgattggctgttcagcttaaacgaatcagtgcacgagaaaagaaacggacgtgaggaaagcaagccaacgagtaaagtcaagaggaaaaacacaggcttttctcattttttatcttcatctgatcgttccaatacacggatattttcataGCGACATGGCCAtgtggaatgaagctaagtggcgagtgagagtggtgtgaaaacggttggcaaacgccgctttgtttcatgtacgtatcacaacaacggcttgtatatccgccatcctggctgtagtctttgcggtgtgttcgagtgcaacttgacggccaaaacaaaggcgacgtgactcaacaggcggccttcatcgccgctggtcctctgatgtcgggttggtttATCCGGGgcttaaagctcactaattaacacgttatatcttgtttgtttaatccgtacaaaaaccgAAGTGTAAAAAAGACTTGTcgttgttttatttctatttcttggccgggtgCAGTGACTTTTTAGAGTCTATCGGAATAACataaacaagataaaacatgttaattTGTTAGCTTTAAGGTGTTTTCAGACAGAATGCAAAAGGAAATCGTTCACCTTCCTTGCTAGAAACTAGCTCTGACGACTGAGCATGTTTTATCTCGTTAGTGTTATTCTGATAAGAATCCAAAAAGTCACTGcacccggccaagaaatagaaataaaaccaagacaagtttttttttacacttcggcttttgtacagattaaacaaacatataattaagatataatgtgttaattagtgagctttagaggtgcaggCAGTCAGATTGCTACCTTTagacggagccaggctagctgtttccccctgcttccagtctttatgctaagctaagctaccttacctatgagagtggtatcaatattttcatctacctctcggcaagaaagcaaatttcccaaaatgtcaaactattcctttaagctgTCATTTATCTCTATAGAGGGTctcattttctttcctcttcagGAGCAGACGAATGAGGCATGGGGAGTAGAGAGGAAGAGGCCTGCTGAATAGCTGGATGCCAGCCTGTGTTGATAGATAAGAGCCTGTCCTTGTTACTATCCAGAGCTGCCAGGAGGCCGGAGAAAACAATCAGCGTCAGCTGTAATTACGGCTTTGTGTCTCACAGAGGGACACAGCTGTTATCTGTCCTCTACTGACGTGCTCCGCGCCGGAAGGGATTCTCTCaagttgcaaaaataaatgaggcAAGATGTGAATTATGCTACTAGGAAGGTTGTGATGCAGCGGGGTGTTTCATCATGATTCCTCAATTGAAGAAACAATACTGTAGCTctcagtttgacagtttgatagGAGGTTTTTACTCGTTTAGAAAATGATCATCATCACGTCAGTGCGAGTCATTTCACACCCTGCTCTACTATGCAACGGACCATAATGACACAGGCTGTCATTCAGGCCGTGGTTCAGTGGTGACTGTGAGTTAACATCCGAGAAGAGAGGGTGAGAGCTCGTATCGGCCCACCACAGCAGTGACAGTAAAGGACACCTGACTGATTACACCGGGGCCCAAATACGGAGTCTGAAATTCGTGAGAAAGAAACCAGTCACGGGGTCTCAGATACATTTCCCACCCAGGGCGCAGTTTCCTGGAAGACCTGTGCGAGCGACTGCATACCTCGAGGCAGCTCTGGCAGCACGTCTGCACTCACAGCCAGACTCATCATCACCACAAATTCCAAATAAAAACACCAGCGACTGTCACGGTCACGCTCGCACGCCACGAGGGTTCCTCTTCCAAAACCTGACGAGGTCACACAAACCGCTGCTATGAGCTGAAAGCATCTCAAAATACCTTGAATGAATTCATCTGCATGGTGTTGACATCTTGCGTATTTCTAAAACCATGCAGTGGGTTTCCAAATAGATTTCGACAGCTCGTCTGTGCCGTTCTTTACGGTCACCAAAATTTCACATTGGCTAAAAATAAGCACAGCAAAGTGGGAGTAACATGGAAACTCACTGgtgacaaaaacatgtttaatctTAACTGTTGTGCTCTGAGAGAGGTATGCAGCGCCCCGACATTCATACCAGACTTggtagtaaaaaaagaaaaataataaagtgttaCACACTTTCaaaggctgtagcaggttcagttttagagctagagtgaaggtacggATATCATAGAAACTAAAAATCCTTAGAAAATCCATTGGTGCCATGTCACGTAAAGTTGTCGGgaaggcaaataaaaaaataacaccacaaagttacgctaaattttggcgaggaaaaactgtcatgaccattttcaaaggggtcccttgacctctgacctccagatatgtgaatgaaaatgggttctatgggtacccacgagtctcccctttacagacatgcccactttatgataatcacattttttttgaatGTAGTACAAATGGTGGCTAAAacagtgtatttgaatatttctgcatactggagtcctggaattacataaattgtgcatcactgtaaagatgagactcttgtggatccaatgagtccaactgtattcatgtgtgatgatgttagtccccatagtagccatttcattgtagggTGACcaattttttaaacttgacctcactgtataaaatgacctgtggtgacctctaggataatcacagcctcatgaaactttacaaccacaaactagagacctagagcattcagaggatggatggctttcctagctggattgacaataagggggtttctgagcagtttccagaacagaagtgctcgccatccaatcgccgaaaaatgcaattcttgcagaaatctccaaatgtcaaaagttttttataccaaatcacagcatggctttttctatggtgttcctcaaggtcttggacACACAGTGCTGGGCTGTTGCTgagctcaaattaatctttaggttccaagctttcagatgatgtacaccacttctatgtgacatctactgttgacctgctatctccccctaaagacccccctaaaaaaagacagaaacaggtctattgtgggtctcagagggctAAAGATTGATTTCTACATCTGCATTTGTCAACATGTGACACAAGAATGCAGACTGTCAATACACCTCACGCAGCCAGCACATCAAGAGAGAAGCAAACAACACTAAACTGTACAGAGAGCAGGAAACTTCCACTTATACAGTGCAATCACAGACTTACAGTAATAAACAGTGTGGATTTTTCTTTTGACTATGATGAAAACGTGAGCTGTGATTACAAAACACTTACTCAACACCACCTCTTTGTTGCTAAATCTCAACTGACACATCACTTTGGCTACAACAACTTCATAATGAAAGCAAGAAAGCTGCTCAGGTTTGAGATATGATAACTAGGTCGCTGCAGAGTTAAAGTGGTGCAGAGCAGAAAGGTGCAAGATCTTACCTTGAGGCTCGCTGCACTGACAGAGTGGTCAGCCGGAGGAAGTGGCAGATTTTATACACGGAGGGAACCGTACAGTGCCGTTTCCTTCCTTTCTCAGTGCATGCACACTGCTGCAATCTGGGGAGGGCAAACACAGCAACTGCTAGTTGGTTATGtctcacattttgttttcacactgTACAGaaagtgttgctgtgcagcactGATGTCGAGGTGTAATGGGTTAGGAATGAAGAATACAAGTAACGAGGTCAGTGTAGAAGAGTTTTTATATGAAATTGTGTATTTGACCGTTTctgacaatacaaaaaaaaaaaaaaagaaagctggaACACATGATGGAAATGATTAAATCTGTTGAACTTCTTTTCTTATTTCCTGCAAACTACCGAACACAAATTGTGTTGATCCCAGAAATAACTTCagctgcacatacacacacacacacacgcatgcacgcactaCTGAGCACAGACAGCCTCCCCTTATCTCCAGCTTGAACAAAATACTGAAGTTCAGCTGCAGTTTTTCAATCAACAGCTGCTCCTGACAAGTTCTGCTTCACCTGCAGTGTCACTAAAAGAAAAACGACCATGAATAGACGCAAAAATGACCAGAAAAAGATGTAAATGTCTACAAACAGACATAAAATTACTATAAAGACAGGCAAATAGATCAGGAGATGCGAAGCACCTCTAAGAGACGCCAAACAACAGTAAAGACGTGCAAAATGACTAAAGAAAGAGATCCAAAACGATCATGAAGAGGTGCAAAATGACCCGGATAAGATTCAAATggctacaaagagacagaaatctactaaaaaagagatgcaaattgacaaggaaataaaaaacgactacaaaaatatgtaaaacaacCTCATAATgattacaaagagacaaaaaatgacaacaaaaaggCGCAAAAGAACTTCTAAGAGAAAACAAGCACAGAAAGATACATAACAAGTATAAAACAAGCCACATTATTTTGCCTctagagatgcaaaacgaccatgAAGGGATgcaaaattaacagaaaaagacataaatggttaaaaagagacagaaaactactacaaagagatataaaatgacaacaaagagatgcatgaccacagagacataaaacaaccacaaaacgactacaaagagacaaagaatGACTACGAACAGATGCAAATTGAAAAGAGGATGCAAAGCGCCTccagagagacaaaacaacaataaaagagatgcaaaatgaccagaaagacataaaacaactacaaaatgactagaaagagacaaaactgacaataaaaagaaacaaaagaacttctaaaagaaaacaatcaCAGAAAGATGCATAACAAGTATAAAACGAGCCACATTCTTTAACCTgtagagatgcaaaacgaccatgaagagatgcaaaataacagaaaaatatataaatggctacaaagagacagacgACTACAACCaacagatgcaaaatgacaacaaacagatgcaaaatggatcacaaagagacgtaaaacaaccacaaaacgactaaaaaaagacacaaaatgtttCCGAAGAACTTCAAAGAGAAAACAACCACGGAAAGATTCAAAATGACTATAAAATGAGTCACATTATTTTGCCTTttgagacacaaaacgaccacaaagagaagcaaaatgacagaaaagggTGTAAATggctacaaagagacagaaaagtaCAACAAACTGATGCAAAATGTACCACAAAAAGGTGTAAAACAACctcaaaacgactacaaagagacataaaatgacaacaaaaaggCGCCTAAGAACTTCAAAGagaaaacaaccacagaaagacacagaatgactataaaACAAGTCACATTCTTTTGCCTTTTGAGACACAAAACGAACACAGAggtgtaaaatgtcagaaaaaatatttaaatgggtacaaagagacagaaaactaCAACAAACGGATGCAAAATGTACCACAAAAGGATGTAAAACAACctcaaaacgactacaaagagacacaaaatgacaacaaaaaggCGCCAAAGAACTTCAAAGAGAACCAGAGACGCTGTTCGTAGTCATTGTGTCTCTTTCAGTCTGGGTGTCTTGCTCCTATGCAGGAGAGGTGGGAGGCCTTTGACATGTCTGTGCTCAGGGGCAAACTGTCTCATAATCCATCCATtcatacagtaaacacacacaaattgatccaaaatggcattaaacaaaccaaaaagttACAAACTACTAAAACAACATTGGTGCCgtataaagaaaatacaaaaataacaacCATGAACAAACGATGACAAACATCTGGCAGCTGAAACATCTGGCAGGTGAAACTTCTGTTTGCTTTCTTAAATTCTCATGTCGGGTGTTTTTCTCTCCAGATGTGTGGCAGCAGACACAACTGTTTCCAGATTGTCATGTGTTTCTTGAAGTGCACCCCCACTCCCCCCTTGGCAATAAAAGCAACTGTAGTAAAAATAGATTCtttcatttccctttttatttcgTTCCCATCGGAGGAAATGCTTTGGAGCCACTCAGCAGATGTGACGGCGTCTTTGGTTCAGAGCTGCGGAGCCTCTTTTATAAAAATGCCCTCTTTTCTTTATAAAATCATTTACAACAAAACAtcatcaaaaacaaatatacagctAGCACACATTGactaattattcttttttttggtaatcagacatcagacaaaaaaacttGGATGGAACTTAACGTTGGGATCGATTGTGTTTGAACACAGGGAGCGTTTCTAACTGTGCGGACTGAGGCCTGC is drawn from Sebastes umbrosus isolate fSebUmb1 chromosome 18, fSebUmb1.pri, whole genome shotgun sequence and contains these coding sequences:
- the sytl3 gene encoding synaptotagmin-like protein 3; translation: MDLSSLQALERERVLEVLRRDKQLRIIEEDRIRRMKYELQELRRRGAKSFARQYGERTCARCQRPLGKFWNSGAVCHGCSHRICSKCRVGAASWKCTVCHAYREVKFRSGEWFLEERAKKFPVTTDKYEMVGEKILQSYNVLSYISIVPPTPPPYSDQFLSRSGDWKNSKTFTKSMENLMVSFTSHIKKISTSQNDVRGDLLSVNNSRKGSCYSTQKSFSETDINKSSHLFKGPSLPNLFKKSKDSDHEGSSTGAEEETSFGSEYSGGKRGSNSSSISTDCSLFESISVAGELELALAYNTNTSCLEVTVGACRNLTYGDAKKKKCHPYVKLYMMPGKSGKMKTTVKKNTTDPVYNEVLKYRIERHLLFGKRLQAAVWHSGSLRRTAFLGEVLIPLDGWRFEDKDSQCFNWYPLCPKAEGPAGGAVEPDGGEMLVRVKFSSTSQGELLQLSSFKCLQEKDARRQII